The genomic stretch CATCAGAGgtatatgtttcattaatagtactcctttaatcactattattgatactggtgctactcattgttttattgcttctgattgtgttgaaagattgggtcttaTGTTGTCTTCCATGAATGGGGAGATGGTTGTCGATCTTCCAGCTAAgggatcggtgactacttctctgaTGTGTTCAAAGTGTCCTTTGTCGATCTTCGACAAAGACTTTGTTGTTGACTTGATTTGTTTGCCGTTGAGTGGATTAGATGTgatcttgggtatgaattggttagagtataactatgttcatatcaactgttttaacaAGTccttgaggttttcttctcccGAGGAAGAAGGAGTTGGTTTGTTGACTGGTAAGCAGTTGAGGCAATTGATGCAAGACGAAGCACAAATGTTCTCGTTGAtggcgtcattgtcttttgagaatcaagttagaattgatgagttaaaggtggtgcgagaatttcctgatgtgtttcctgatgaaattcctgatgtacctccagaaagagaagttgagtttgcgattgatcttgtacctggtaccagacctgtttctatggcaccgtacaggatgtctgcatctgagttatctgaactgaagaagcaattagaagatttgcttgagaaaaagtttgtaagaccaagtgtatcgccgtggggagcgcctgtgttgttagtaaagaagaaagatggaagtatgagactttgtgttgattatcggcaattgaataaagtgacgatcaagaacaagtatccgcttccaagaattgatgacttgatggatcaattggtgggtgctagtgtgttttctaaaattgatttgaggtccggatatcaccagattagagtaaaagaagatgatattcagaagaccgcgttcaggactcggtatggacactacgagtattcggtgatgcccttcggtgttactaatgcgccgggagtattcatggagtacatgaaccgtatttttcatacttacttggatcggtttgtagtggtattcattgatgacattctaatttactctaaatctgaagaagagcatgaagagcATCTGAGGATTGTGTTGCAAGTTCTGaaagagaagcagttgtatgccaagttgtctaagtgtgaattctggttgcatgaagttagttttcttggtcatgtcatttctggtcatggcattgccgtggatccttctaaagttgatgctgtgttacaatgggaagctccgaaatcagcTACTGAGATTAGAAGCTTCTTGGGTTTAGCCGGTTACTATAGACGGTTTATCGAGGGATTTTCTAAATTGGCACTTCCGTTGACAAGATTGACTTGCAAGGGAAAAGCTTTTGTGTGGGATATTCGATGCGAAGAAAGTTTcaatgagttgaagaagaggttgacgtcgGCTCCAGTTTTGACTTTGCCTAATCCGGGAGAGCCTTTcgttgtgtactgtgatgcttgtctgatggggttaggtggtgtgctTATGCAGAATGGTAAAGTGGTTGCTTATGCGTCTAGGCAGTTGAGAactcatgaaaagaattatcctacgcatgatctaGAGTTGGCTGCAGTGGTCTTTGTGTTGaaaatttggaggcattatctttatggttctagatttgaagtgtttagtgaccataagagtttgaagtacctttttgatcaaaaagagttgaatatgaggcagcgaaggtggttagaattattgaaggattatgatttcggtttgaattatcatcccggaaaagctaatgttgtagccgatgctttaagccgaaagaccttgcatatgtcggcTATGATGGCTAAGGAGTTGGAGTTGATTGAGCAGTTCCGAGATTTGAGCTTAGTTTGTGAAGTGACACCGCATAGTGTTATGTTGGGAATGTTAAAGATTAACAATGACTTTCTCGACAATATCAAAGAGGCTCAGAAGCTAGATGTGAAGTTGGTGGATTTGATGGTAGGAACCGATCGACTTGAGAAggatgatttcaagttagatgtgcatggtgtgttgagattccgagatcgTATTTGTATTCCGGATGATGAAGAGATTAAGAAAGTGATTCTTGAAGAGAGTCatagaagcagtttgagtattcatccaggagctacaaagatgtatcaagatttgaagagtttgttttggtggcctggtatgaaacgtgatgtggcacagtttgtgtatgcttgtttgacttgccagaagtcgaagatcgagcatcagaagcctgcagggttgatgcaaccgttagaagttccagagtggaaatgggatagcatttcgatggactttgtaacaggattacctaataccttgagaggatttgattcgatttgggtgattgttgataggcttacgaagtcggcacactttatacctattaacatcacattcCCGATTGCAAAGTTAGCAGAGATATATGTCAAGGTGATTGtaaagttgcatggtgttcctttgtgtattgtgtcggatagagatccgaggtttacttccgatttctggaagagtttgcaagaggcgttgggttctaagttgaggttgagtacggcgtatcatccacaaactgatggtcagactgagaggactattcagtcattagaggatttgttgagagcgtGTGTTCTTGAAcaaggaggttcgtgggatacgtATCTTTcgttgattgagttcacttacaataacagttaccattctagtattgggatggcaccttttgaggcgttgtatggtcggaggtgtaggactccgttgtgttggcatgaatcgggtGAGAGTGTGGTACTTGGACCCGAGATTGTTAGGGAGACTACTGAGAAAGTGAAGCTtattcgagataagatgaaagcttctcaaagtaggcagaaaagttaccatgacaagaggaggaaagatttggaattccaagctggtgatcatgtatttttgAGAGTCACACCTGTGACTGGTGTTGGGCGAGCTCTTAAATCTAaaaagctcactcctcgttttattggtccgtatcagatATCGGATCGAGTTGGGAAAGTTGCTTACcgtgtggcgttaccgccaaatcttgctaatttgcacgatgtgtttcatgtgtcacaactccgAAAGTATGTTTccgatccgtctcatgtgattcagatggacgatgtgcaagtgcgtgataaTCTCACAGTGGAGACAATGCCTGTGCGAATTGTGGATCGTGAGATAAAGATTCTAAGAGGTAAAGAGATTACTTTGGTGAAAGTTGTCTGGTTAGGAGCTGCTGGTGAAAGCTTGACATGGGAATtagagagcaagatgcgagattcctatcccgagttatttgaatcaggtaaatttctatttttgaggacgaaaatattctagtgggggagagttgtaacgcccggaaaaataattatttgcttaatttagatatttgtgatgttttctgaaatttttgcgttttgggacgatttagtcggtattagttcgggatagcggatcgacatttaatcgataattttaatatttttagtattagaaatattaatgagttaatatttagcgttttgggaattttctgagtaattaagtttagaccggaaatatgagacactgagtaataagtcggtatattaaaataatcgaattttattttaattgagttttagtggaagtattatttttatattaagtgtggaaataatattgggcttaTTTAATGACATCTTTAGATATTAGGGGGGTATATTTTATTAGGCCCATTTgggtattaataattaatatagtctttttttttaaaaaaaatagaagtaGAAGAGAGGTAGAGAGAAGTAGTAGTTTtcagtaaaagaaaaaaaaagaaaaaaagagagaaaccgaggaaagaagaggagagaaagaaaagaggggttagggtttgaagagtagacccaaagtgttgctctaaagtgcattttttctccaattttcaattgaatcttcttagagctgcactcaatccaaggtaaggggggattcttactacctaaatgggaatatgatgaattttatgtGGGTTTAGAGTATTAGTTTCACTACTGTGTTGTGTTGAAATTGGTTGGATTGTAGTTAAAATTGAATTTGTTGTTAGAATCTGTGAAGCATTGCTGTGGCATAACCGTGAATAGTATGTTAGGCAAAATAGAAAATTCATTGTATGAATATGCTATGTATCTCACTCTTAaattaatatatacatatatataacatatttgtgttttcttttaattACCTGGAAGTGAATTAAAGAAGTGAGATAGCTGAGGGAAGGGGTGCCGCACAACACCACCCTTGACCATGACTTTGCTTTATTTTGTTTCTATGTATATTAGATGGTTAAGTAGTAGGATAACTATTTGAAACAGTATAGATTTTGTATTAAGATAGATAGTTTCATCTTATAATATCTGTATCAACTCAAGTATTAAATAACTATTGGAGATTAATATTATTTTGGTACATCATGTTAACTGATAAACCAAAATAGCAGAACAAAATAGCAGAACAATGCAGATGCCTAGTAGTAATATTAGAATTGAATTAGAAACAGATCCAATTCTTGTACAGGAAATATTAATAGATGGTAAATTAATAGTTGTGATAAATTGTTAGTAGTAAGATGCTGAAAAAGTTAAAAACTGTCCCGTTTGGTCGaattagccgaattaagcggtataattagttgtccggaatttgatgaaaatttacgtgatagctaagtttaattagtaggttaatgtggtggtgatattttgttgaaattgtgctaTTTTACGAACCGACCAAAATTGTGTAGATTTGAATATCCTTTTTATTAAATGTTGGTTTTGAATTAGAAAATGAAATTGTAAattggaactaatgtagtgtaattattaattggttgatttaattaaatagtagaattaattcaataagtctatttaattggaaaaatacttagacttggataaattattcggtctatcggtaaattacgggatcttgagaaattgaccgtaattgtgttttggttgaatatttaggttgagaataatatattgctatgtcaatgatgttgttttgataattaacgtTATCTCTAATTGAGTTAGATGTAaatttggaagttgttttggCTTATTTGATATATTGGCATATTGCGATTATTTTGCGAATTGACCGCAATTTGTGATTTTGTTTTGGATGCTTTTGTTGCGAttaatgttgtgattgccaatatgattattTCGTGCATTCTTATGTGAATAGTCTCATAGTGTGAATCATAGCAAATTTTGATATTCTACATATAACGCTATGAATTgataagttgtgttgtgagcctttggctaaaatggaacggtgtgatgttgatatgtgaccgtggtTGTGTTGTTGATATGTCGTTGTTTCGTTGTCGAATTGTGGTCGTTGTATATttccgcatagcatagcataacataaagttgaacggtgtgatgttgatatgtgaccgtgttgaaggctttgccttatgcctcgaaattactggcaatgttctaagttgggagttttactccaatggtaccacatgcatatgcatagttgagtcgcattcgagtcATTATTAGTTGTTGTTGGTCGAATTTGTTGTctatgcattgtgatgcttatgtgttgaATTGTCGAAGATGTCGATGTCTTGATATCAAGACTGttctttgatgatgttctttgtgttgtttatgttgatgttgtgtgaaacggtgattcatttatattccttacctaatatatgatttatcataatcctatttatatagtttgatatctcaccctttctgtttgaatgttgcctccacgtgggtaacgtgcaggtaatccagatgagtagctgtttccgcttatagtcgagttttgggtgtcattgctctgatatgtagcacttggggggaaatgaacacttgcttgatgttgttatttgtttattgaaccttatgatgtatttgaggtgttgtttgtattgttgctttttatgattcaaaagatgttatgtcttaattgctgaatcattgtgaatctgttgcatgttgaacctaagtttggattatgctatgaatactatattattcataagtTGAGATATATGTTATGAGTTTTGTTCACTCCAATCCTGATAGTGTTATGTATTAGTTTGAAAAGCATGACagatttatgtttatgttgaatgtgtgacatcctgattccgttgagaatttttatactctgatattttccgcataaatgcttggggtagatttggggtgttacattagtggtatcagagcaggtcggtcttgtccggccaagtgtcgagtcgtagtgtagtctaacaatcgtgtattgttgtttgtgctgaattgtttttgtgttgtagtgacactatggctgggaggaatgatgctgcgatagctgctgctttggaagcgatggctcaggctatgcagaaccaaccgaatgttgacgagaatgctggatctcgtagtttggcgactttccaaagggagaatccgccggtgttcaagggtacgcatgaccctgatggtgctcttgattggttgaaggagctcgagcgaatcttccgtgttatggattgcactcctgcTCAGAAGGTCAGATATGGAACTCATATGCTGGCtaaggaagctgatgattggtggttgGAGACACTTGCTAGGTTGGAGTTTTCAGGTGAGGAAGTCACTTGGAATGTGTTCcgtagggaatttctgaggaagtactatcctgaagatgttcggggtaagAAAGAGATAGAATTCCTAGAGTTGACGCAAGGGAACAAGTTTGTGaccgagtatgctgccaagttcacTGAGTTGATTAAGTTCTATCCTCACTTTGATGGCGAAGGTgctgaattttctaagtgcatcaaGTTTCAGAATGGGTTACGCTCGGAGATCAAGAAGGCTGTTGGGTACCAAAAGATCCGTTTGTTTTCTGATTTGGTTGACAGTTGTAGGATCTTTGAGGAAGATAGTAATGCTCATCACAAGATGGTTAGTGATAGAAGGGGCAAGAATCAACAAAgccgtgggaaaccgtatgatgctGGTAAAGGGAAACAAAGAGTTACTTATGGTCAGAggtctagtgggggagatgctcctgctaggaTTGTATGTTTCAAGTGTGGTCAACCTGGTCATAAGAGCAATGCTTGTACTTCTGATGCGAGGAAGTGTTTCAGATGTGGTAAGATGGGACATACAATGTCTGATTGCAAGCATAAGGACATGGTATGTTTCACATGTGGCGAAGAGGGACACGTTGGTAGCCAGTGTCCAAAGAAGAAGGCACAATTTGGTGGAAAGGTGTTTGCTTTGGCTGGGACTCCTACAGCTAGTGGAGACCGACTCATCAGAGgtatatgtttcattaatagtactcctttaatcactattattgatactggtgctactcattgttttattgcttctgattgtgttgaaagattgggtcttaTGTTGTCTTCCATGAATGGGGAGATGGTTGTCGATCTTCCAGCTAAgggatcggtgactacttctctgaTGTGTTCAAAGTGTCCTTTGTCGATCTTCGACAAAGACTTTGTTGTTGACTTGATTTGTTTGCCGTTGAGTGGATTAGATGTgatcttgggtatgaattggttagagtataactatgttcatatcaactgttttaacaAGTccttgaggttttcttctcccGAGGAAGAAGGAGTTGGTTTGTTGACTGGTAAGCAGTTGAGGCAATTGATGCAAGACGAAGCACAAATGTTCTCGTTGAtggcgtcattgtcttttgagaatcaagttagaattgatgagttaaaggtggtgcgagaatttcctgatgtgtttcctgatgaaattcctgatgtacctccagaaagagaagttgagtttgcgattgatcttgtacctggtaccagacctgtttctatggcaccgtacaggatgtctgcatctgagttatctgaactgaagaagcaattagaagatttgcttgagaaaaagtttgtaagaccaagtgtatcgccgtggggagcgcctgtgttgttagtaaagaagaaagatggaagtatgagactttgtgttgattatcggcaattgaataaagtgacgatcaagaacaagtatccgcttccaagaattgatgacttgatggatcaattggtgggtgctagtgtgttttctaaaattgatttgaggtccggatatcaccagattagagtaaaagaagatgatattcagaagaccgcgttcaggactcggtatggacactacgagtattcggtgatgcccttcggtgttactaatgcgccgggagtattcatggagtacatgaaccgtatttttcatacttacttggatcggtttgtagtggtattcattgatgacattctaatttactctaaatctgaagaagagcatgaagagcATCTGAGGATTGTGTTGCAAGTTCTGaaagagaagcagttgtatgccaagttgtctaagtgtgaattctggttgcatgaagttagttttcttggtcatgtcatttctggtcatggcattgccgtggatccttctaaagttgatgctgtgttacaatgggaagctccgaaatcagcTACTGAGATTAGAAGCTTCTTGGGTTTAGCCGGTTACTATAGACGGTTTATCGAGGGATTTTCTAAATTGGCACTTCCGTTGACAAGATTGACTTGCAAGGGAAAAGCTTTTGTGTGGGATATTCGATGCGAAGAAAGTTTcaatgagttgaagaagaggttgacgtcgGCTCCAGTTTTGACTTTGCCTAATCCGGGAGAGCCTTTcgttgtgtactgtgatgcttgtctgatggggttaggtggtgtgctTATGCAGAATGGTAAAGTGGTTGCTTATGCGTCTAGGCAGTTGAGAactcatgaaaagaattatcctacgcatgatctaGAGTTGGCTGCAGTGGTCTTTGTGTTGaaaatttggaggcattatctttatggttctagatttgaagtgtttagtgaccataagagtttgaagtacctttttgatcaaaaagagttgaatatgaggcagcgaaggtggttagaattattgaaggattatgatttcggtttgaattatcatcccggaaaagctaatgttgtagccgatgctttaagccgaaagaccttgcatatgtcggcTATGATGGCTAAGGAGTTGGAGTTGATTGAGCAGTTCCGAGATTTGAGCTTAGTTTGTGAAGTGACACCGCATAGTGTTATGTTGGGAATGTTAAAGATTAACAATGACTTTCTCGACAATATCAAAGAGGCTCAGAAGCTAGATGTGAAGTTGGTGGATTTGATGGTAGGAACCGATCGACTTGAGAAggatgatttcaagttagatgtgcatggtgtgttgagattccgagatcgTATTTGTATTCCGGATGATGAAGAGATTAAGAAAGTGATTCTTGAAGAGAGTCatagaagcagtttgagtattcatccaggagctacaaagatgtatcaagatttgaagagtttgttttggtggcctggtatgaaacgtgatgtggcacagtttgtgtatgcttgtttgacttgccagaagtcgaagatcgagcatcagaagcctgcagggttgatgcaaccgttagaagttccagagtggaaatgggatagcatttcgatggactttgtaacaggattacctaataccttgagaggatttgattcgatttgggtgattgttgataggcttacgaagtcggcacactttatacctattaacatcacattcCCGATTGCAAAGTTAGCAGAGATATATGTCAAGGTGATTGtaaagttgcatggtgttcctttgtgtattgtgtcggatagagatccgaggtttacttccgatttctggaagagtttgcaagaggcgttgggttctaagttgaggttgagtacggcgtatcatccacaaactgatggtcagactgagaggactattcagtcattagaggatttgttgagagcgtGTGTTCTTGAAcaaggaggttcgtgggatacgtATCTTTcgttgattgagttcacttacaataacagttaccattctagtattgggatggcaccttttgaggcgttgtatggtcggaggtgtaggactccgttgtgttggcatgaatcgggtGAGAGTGTGGTACTTGGACCCGAGATTGTTAGGGAGACTACTGAGAAAGTGAAGCTtattcgagataagatgaaagcttctcaaagtaggcagaaaagttaccatgacaagaggaggaaagatttggaattccaagctggtgatcatgtatttttgAGAGTCACACCTGTGACTGGTGTTGGGCGAGCTCTTAAATCTAaaaagctcactcctcgttttattggtccgtatcagatATCGGATCGAGTTGGGAAAGTTGCTTACcgtgtggcgttaccgccaaatcttgctaatttgcacgatgtgtttcatgtgtcacaactccgAAAGTATGTTTccgatccgtctcatgtgattcagatggacgatgtgcaagtgcgtgataaTCTCACAGTGGAGACAATGCCTGTGCGAATTGTGGATCGTGAGATAAAGATTCTAAGAGGTAAAGAGATTACTTTGGTGAAAGTTGTCTGGTTAGGAGCTGCTGGTGAAAGCTTGACATGGGAATtagagagcaagatgcgagattcctatcccgagtt from Vicia villosa cultivar HV-30 ecotype Madison, WI linkage group LG4, Vvil1.0, whole genome shotgun sequence encodes the following:
- the LOC131594773 gene encoding uncharacterized protein LOC131594773 — protein: MAGRNDAAIAAALEAMAQAMQNQPNVDENAGSRSLATFQRENPPVFKGTHDPDGALDWLKELERIFRVMDCTPAQKVRYGTHMLAKEADDWWLETLARLEFSGEEVTWNVFRREFLRKYYPEDVRGKKEIEFLELTQGNKFVTEYAAKFTELIKFYPHFDGEGAEFSKCIKFQNGLRSEIKKAVGYQKIRLFSDLVDSCRIFEEDSNAHHKMVSDRRGKNQQSRGKPYDAGKGKQRVTYGQRSSGGDAPARIVCFKCGQPGHKSNACTSDARKCFRCGKMGHTMSDCKHKDMVCFTCGEEGHVGSQCPKKKAQFGGKVFALAGTPTASGDRLIRGNPDE